The Hymenobacter baengnokdamensis genome includes a region encoding these proteins:
- a CDS encoding O-antigen ligase family protein: MRRFFSESRVRQLSVGWVGVIIGGLFLTRWVLVLPSIGIAGFLLTATGYALQHRGIAQRSYTPQLLSFVVVYTVHMLAGLLHSNIDNQDFQKDLLLQLPFLLLPIAFVLLPSWGTAQKQQVWLILISCCLLSALGATIHYLHHFKEIDALYFRSQVMPTEPDHIRFSLLISIAIVAGIDMLFTQGVARSLKFAVAVSITLLFLFQHLLAVRSGLLTLYAAIFTYLGGLLFYQGRWKPAVLGLLAIGAIGGSCLLLFPTLQIRIRNTVFDTQHRHMASAANNFSVTSRIYSYEVAQSIWRQHPLLGIGKVALPRAMAQQYSYRYPEISAENYALPHNQFLYNAVAYGLLGLLLFLLGFYYPLWRALKEHNIQAVAIYCIISLSFLSEYTLETNIGVIVGVLFMLVALAPVSETI, from the coding sequence ATGCGGCGTTTTTTTTCGGAGTCCCGGGTACGACAGCTGAGTGTAGGCTGGGTAGGAGTAATTATTGGCGGCTTGTTCCTGACGCGCTGGGTGCTGGTATTGCCTAGCATTGGAATAGCCGGCTTTCTGCTTACCGCAACAGGGTATGCCTTGCAGCACAGGGGAATAGCGCAGCGCAGCTATACTCCCCAGCTGCTAAGCTTTGTGGTGGTTTATACAGTGCATATGCTGGCCGGGCTGCTGCACAGCAATATCGACAATCAGGATTTTCAAAAAGACCTGCTCCTGCAACTGCCCTTTTTGCTTTTGCCTATCGCTTTCGTGTTGCTGCCAAGCTGGGGCACAGCGCAAAAGCAGCAGGTATGGCTTATACTTATTAGCTGCTGTCTACTCTCCGCCCTGGGAGCTACCATCCATTATCTGCACCACTTTAAAGAGATAGACGCGCTTTATTTCCGCTCACAGGTAATGCCCACTGAGCCAGACCATATTCGTTTCAGCTTACTGATAAGCATTGCCATCGTTGCTGGGATAGATATGCTGTTTACGCAAGGCGTTGCCCGAAGCCTGAAGTTCGCAGTAGCTGTCAGCATCACGCTACTCTTTCTGTTTCAGCATCTACTTGCGGTGCGCAGTGGGCTGCTTACCTTATATGCCGCCATTTTTACTTACCTGGGCGGCCTGCTTTTTTACCAGGGTCGCTGGAAGCCGGCAGTGCTGGGCCTGCTGGCTATCGGGGCCATTGGGGGCTCCTGCCTCTTGCTGTTTCCGACGCTCCAGATTCGGATTAGGAACACCGTGTTTGATACGCAGCATCGCCATATGGCTAGCGCCGCCAATAATTTTTCGGTTACTTCCCGTATCTACTCCTACGAAGTAGCCCAATCTATCTGGCGGCAGCACCCGCTACTGGGCATAGGGAAAGTAGCGTTACCCCGGGCAATGGCACAGCAGTACAGCTACCGTTACCCCGAAATAAGCGCTGAGAACTATGCGCTGCCTCATAATCAGTTTTTGTATAACGCAGTCGCCTATGGATTGCTGGGCCTGCTGCTCTTTTTACTCGGGTTTTATTATCCGCTCTGGCGGGCACTCAAGGAGCATAACATTCAGGCGGTGGCAATATATTGTATAATATCACTATCCTTTCTGAGTGAATACACCCTGGAAACCAATATTGGCGTTATTGTCGGGGTCCTGTTTATGTTGGTAGCCTTAGCCCCGGTTAGCGAAACAATTTAG
- a CDS encoding glycosyltransferase, with amino-acid sequence MASPKASVIISVYNRFDFLQLVLAGLETQTEKDFEVIISDDGSNEAFVAQLTALRQSSPLKITHNWHPDAGFLKNRILNASIRLAQGQQLLFLDGDCIPHPAFVAEHLAHGGLGRCLAGRRIDISARLTVQLTPELVRQGILQSPAIMLGQLADFLRQRTFHFMNGFYVTNPLLRRYFNRKERGLLGANFSVMKSDFEAINGFDERYTAPTFGEDSDIDFRLRLNGIKIVPVLNISVAYHCHHKLLPRPEISKALYEQVVRDGVAFTPYGLIQKSPF; translated from the coding sequence ATGGCTTCTCCTAAAGCATCTGTTATTATTTCTGTTTATAACCGGTTCGACTTCCTGCAGCTGGTACTGGCCGGCCTCGAGACCCAGACAGAAAAAGACTTTGAAGTCATCATCTCCGACGATGGCTCCAACGAAGCCTTTGTTGCCCAACTTACCGCCCTTCGTCAAAGCTCTCCGTTAAAAATCACTCACAATTGGCACCCCGACGCGGGCTTTCTAAAAAACCGAATCCTCAACGCCTCCATTCGGCTGGCTCAAGGCCAGCAGCTACTCTTTTTGGATGGCGACTGCATTCCTCATCCTGCTTTTGTGGCCGAACACCTAGCCCACGGTGGCCTGGGCCGCTGCCTGGCCGGCCGGCGCATTGATATATCAGCGCGGCTCACAGTTCAGCTTACGCCTGAGCTGGTGCGGCAGGGCATCCTGCAAAGCCCGGCTATTATGCTGGGCCAGCTGGCTGATTTTTTGAGGCAGCGTACGTTCCACTTTATGAATGGCTTCTACGTAACGAATCCCTTGTTACGGCGCTATTTCAACCGCAAAGAGCGCGGCCTGCTAGGGGCCAACTTTTCGGTGATGAAGTCTGATTTTGAAGCCATTAATGGGTTCGACGAACGCTATACTGCTCCTACTTTCGGCGAGGATTCGGATATTGATTTTCGACTGCGGTTAAATGGAATAAAAATAGTCCCGGTCCTTAATATATCTGTTGCTTACCATTGCCATCACAAGCTCCTTCCCCGGCCCGAAATAAGCAAGGCGCTATACGAACAGGTAGTGCGCGACGGGGTTGCCTTTACGCCTTATGGCTTGATACAAAAATCGCCTTTTTAA
- the rpsJ gene encoding 30S ribosomal protein S10 has product MNQKIRIKLKSYDHTLVDKSAEKIVKAVKATGAIVSGPIPLPTEKEKYTVLRSPHVNKKSREQFQLCTYKRLVDIFSTSSKTVDALMKLELPSGVDVEIKV; this is encoded by the coding sequence ATGAATCAAAAAATCAGAATCAAGCTGAAAAGCTACGACCACACGTTGGTCGATAAGTCGGCCGAGAAAATCGTGAAAGCGGTTAAAGCGACCGGCGCTATCGTAAGCGGCCCGATTCCGTTGCCTACGGAAAAGGAGAAGTACACCGTACTTCGCTCACCCCACGTAAACAAGAAGAGCCGGGAGCAATTCCAGCTTTGCACCTACAAGCGGCTGGTTGATATTTTCTCGACCAGCAGCAAAACGGTAGATGCACTCATGAAGCTGGAACTGCCCAGCGGCGTGGACGTTGAAATTAAAGTCTGA
- the fusA gene encoding elongation factor G codes for MAVNKELQYLRNIGIMAHIDAGKTTTSERILYYTGKTHKIGEVHDGAATMDWMEQEQERGITITSAATTTFWNYPTDAQGNTVPETHQYKINLIDTPGHVDFTVEVERSLRVLDGAVALFCAVSGVEPQSETVWRQADKYSVPRICFVNKMDRAGADFFKAVSEIKDKLGANPVPLQIPIGAEDTFKGVVDLLTGKAIVWDDATEGKSYNEIPVPEDLVDTVAEWREKLIESVAEYDDTLMEKFFEDPESITRDEMMVVIRKAVIDMKFSPVLCGSAFKNKGVQTMLDAVMAYLPSPLDMPAIMGTNPDTGAEVERHPDNSEPFTALAFKIATDPYVGRLCFFRCYSGVLDGGSYVLNNRTGKKERISRLMQMHSNKQNPIDKIQAGDIAAGVGFKDIKTGDTLTDEKNPLVLESMSFPEPVIGYAIEPKTQADVDKMGMAIAKLIEEDPTLRVNTDEETGQTVLRGMGELHLEIIIDRMRREFKVEINQGAPQVAYKEILTKKVDHRETYKKQTGGRGKFGDIVFELGPKETEPEKPGFEFENGIVGGVIPREFIAPIQKGFEEAMKQGPLAGFPIEGMKVRLYHGSFHDVDSDALSFELAARGGFREAARKAGPKLLEPIMAVEVVCPDEYTGPVTGDLNRRRGLMKGMDTKGGAQVIKADVPLSELFGYVTDLRTLSSGRASASLTFSHYETVPQNMADAIIAKIKGGK; via the coding sequence ATGGCAGTCAACAAAGAGCTACAATACCTGCGCAATATTGGCATCATGGCCCATATTGACGCCGGCAAAACGACTACCTCGGAGCGGATTCTGTACTACACCGGCAAAACCCACAAGATTGGGGAGGTGCACGACGGAGCCGCTACGATGGACTGGATGGAGCAGGAGCAGGAACGTGGTATCACCATCACGTCGGCCGCTACTACTACCTTCTGGAACTATCCGACTGATGCGCAGGGCAACACGGTTCCTGAGACGCACCAGTACAAAATCAACCTCATCGATACGCCTGGTCACGTTGACTTTACGGTAGAGGTGGAGCGCTCGCTACGCGTGCTCGACGGTGCCGTGGCGCTGTTCTGCGCCGTATCGGGCGTAGAGCCGCAGTCGGAGACGGTATGGCGTCAGGCTGATAAGTATAGCGTTCCGCGCATATGCTTCGTCAACAAGATGGACCGCGCCGGTGCTGACTTCTTCAAGGCGGTAAGCGAAATCAAAGATAAGCTCGGCGCTAACCCGGTGCCGCTGCAAATCCCGATTGGTGCTGAAGATACCTTTAAAGGTGTAGTCGACCTGCTCACGGGTAAAGCCATTGTGTGGGACGATGCTACCGAAGGCAAGTCGTACAACGAAATTCCGGTTCCCGAGGACCTCGTGGACACCGTGGCCGAGTGGCGCGAAAAGCTCATCGAAAGTGTTGCCGAATATGACGACACCTTGATGGAGAAATTCTTTGAGGACCCCGAGAGCATTACCCGCGACGAGATGATGGTCGTTATCCGCAAAGCGGTTATCGACATGAAGTTCTCGCCCGTACTCTGTGGCTCGGCCTTCAAGAATAAAGGTGTGCAGACGATGCTCGATGCTGTAATGGCTTACCTGCCATCGCCGCTCGACATGCCTGCTATCATGGGCACCAACCCCGATACCGGGGCTGAGGTAGAGCGCCACCCCGATAACTCGGAGCCTTTTACTGCGCTGGCGTTCAAAATTGCCACCGACCCTTACGTTGGTCGCCTCTGCTTCTTCCGCTGCTACTCGGGCGTGCTCGATGGTGGTTCGTACGTGCTCAACAACCGCACCGGCAAGAAGGAGCGTATCTCGCGCCTCATGCAGATGCACTCCAACAAGCAGAACCCGATTGACAAGATTCAGGCGGGCGACATCGCGGCTGGTGTTGGCTTCAAAGACATCAAAACCGGCGATACGCTGACGGACGAGAAAAACCCGCTGGTACTGGAGTCGATGTCGTTCCCGGAGCCGGTAATCGGCTATGCTATCGAGCCCAAGACGCAGGCCGACGTTGACAAAATGGGTATGGCTATCGCCAAGCTCATTGAGGAAGACCCGACCCTGCGCGTGAACACGGATGAGGAGACTGGCCAGACCGTACTGCGCGGTATGGGCGAACTCCACCTCGAAATCATCATCGACCGCATGCGTCGGGAATTCAAAGTAGAAATCAACCAGGGTGCTCCCCAGGTTGCCTACAAAGAAATCCTGACCAAGAAAGTTGACCACCGTGAAACCTACAAGAAGCAAACCGGTGGCCGCGGTAAGTTCGGCGACATTGTGTTTGAGCTTGGTCCGAAAGAGACGGAGCCCGAAAAGCCCGGCTTCGAATTCGAGAATGGTATCGTGGGCGGTGTGATTCCCCGCGAATTCATTGCGCCTATCCAGAAGGGCTTTGAAGAGGCCATGAAGCAGGGCCCATTGGCTGGCTTCCCAATTGAGGGCATGAAGGTGCGTCTGTACCACGGCTCTTTCCACGACGTTGATTCGGACGCGCTGTCGTTCGAACTCGCCGCCCGTGGTGGCTTCCGCGAAGCAGCCCGCAAAGCAGGTCCGAAGCTACTTGAGCCTATCATGGCCGTAGAAGTAGTTTGCCCCGACGAATATACTGGCCCGGTAACGGGTGACCTTAACCGCCGCCGTGGCCTGATGAAGGGCATGGATACCAAAGGTGGTGCCCAGGTTATCAAAGCCGATGTGCCACTGTCGGAGCTGTTTGGCTACGTTACCGACCTGCGTACGCTGTCGTCGGGCCGTGCCTCGGCTTCGCTTACTTTCTCGCACTACGAGACCGTGCCGCAAAACATGGCCGATGCCATCATTGCTAAAATAAAAGGCGGTAAATAG
- the rpsG gene encoding 30S ribosomal protein S7 → MRKSKPKKRILLPDPKFKETLVTRFVNYMMYDGKKNLAYTIFYDAVEQVETRTKENGLEMWRKALNNVMPTVEVKSRRVGGATFQVPIEVRADRRIAVGSKWLIQYARRRGEKTMKDKLAGEIIAAAKGEGAAVKKKDDTHRMAEANKAFSHFRF, encoded by the coding sequence ATGCGTAAGTCTAAACCGAAAAAGCGCATCCTCCTGCCGGACCCCAAGTTCAAGGAGACGCTCGTAACCCGCTTCGTCAATTACATGATGTATGACGGGAAGAAGAACCTGGCCTATACCATTTTCTACGATGCCGTAGAACAGGTAGAGACCCGCACTAAAGAGAACGGCCTCGAAATGTGGCGCAAAGCGTTGAACAACGTGATGCCGACCGTCGAGGTAAAGAGCCGCCGCGTGGGCGGGGCTACGTTCCAGGTGCCGATTGAAGTGCGCGCCGACCGCCGCATTGCTGTTGGCTCGAAATGGCTGATTCAGTACGCTCGTCGCCGTGGGGAGAAAACCATGAAAGACAAGCTGGCTGGCGAAATCATTGCTGCTGCCAAAGGTGAAGGGGCTGCCGTTAAGAAAAAAGACGACACCCACCGCATGGCCGAAGCCAACAAAGCCTTCTCGCACTTCCGTTTCTAA
- the rpsL gene encoding 30S ribosomal protein S12, with protein sequence MPTINQLVRKGREALTTKSKSPALDSCPQRRGVCTRVYTTTPKKPNSAMRKVARVRLTNGKEVNAYIPGEGHNLQEHSIVLIRGGRVKDLPGVRYHIIRGALDTAGVSGRLQRRSKYGAKRPKPGQPAAAAGKGGKGAPAKKK encoded by the coding sequence ATGCCAACCATCAACCAACTAGTACGGAAAGGCCGGGAAGCTTTGACTACCAAGTCGAAGTCGCCCGCTCTTGATTCGTGCCCGCAGCGTCGGGGCGTATGCACTCGCGTGTATACCACCACGCCTAAGAAGCCGAACTCGGCTATGCGCAAAGTGGCCCGTGTGCGCCTTACCAATGGTAAGGAAGTAAACGCATACATTCCCGGTGAAGGCCACAACCTCCAGGAGCACAGCATCGTGCTCATTCGCGGAGGCCGGGTAAAAGACCTGCCAGGTGTTCGCTACCACATCATCCGTGGTGCCCTCGACACCGCCGGTGTAAGTGGCCGCTTGCAGCGCCGCTCGAAGTACGGCGCCAAGCGCCCGAAGCCGGGCCAGCCCGCCGCAGCCGCAGGTAAAGGTGGCAAAGGCGCTCCTGCCAAGAAGAAGTAA
- a CDS encoding DUF3467 domain-containing protein has translation MQPTQPQNPDPNALNIELSEAIAEGEYANLALIAHSSSEFVVDFIRMMPGAPKAKVKARVILTPEHAKRLLSALEENIQRFEQSFGPIKVHQEAPSYPMNFGGAVGEA, from the coding sequence ATGCAACCCACCCAACCCCAGAACCCCGACCCCAACGCGCTCAACATTGAGCTAAGCGAAGCCATTGCCGAAGGCGAGTATGCTAACCTGGCCCTGATTGCACATAGCAGCAGCGAGTTTGTAGTAGATTTCATTCGCATGATGCCCGGCGCGCCCAAGGCCAAAGTGAAAGCCCGCGTCATTCTCACGCCCGAGCACGCCAAGCGCCTGCTTTCGGCGCTGGAAGAAAATATCCAGCGCTTCGAGCAGAGCTTCGGTCCCATCAAGGTGCATCAGGAAGCGCCCAGCTATCCAATGAACTTCGGCGGCGCGGTAGGGGAGGCGTAG
- the rpoC gene encoding DNA-directed RNA polymerase subunit beta': MAFAKNKKLVQDFSKVTISLASPEAILERSTGEVVKPETINYRTYKPEMGGLFCERIFGPVKDWECHCGKYKRIRYKGIICDRCGVEVTEKKVRRERMGHIELVVPVAHIWYFKSLPNKIGYLLGLPTKKLDQIIYYERYVVVQPGVQAEEGVQQLDFLTEDEYLDIIDKLPRENQLLPNEDPQKFIAKMGADALQMLLERINLDELSYSLRDSAAHETSQQRKAEALKRLRVVEAFRDAATRVENRPEWMVIRMVPVIPPELRPLVPLDGGRFATSDLNDLYRRVIIRNNRLKRLIEIKAPEVILRNEKRMLQEAVDSLFDNSRKVNAVRAEGNRALKSLSDMLKGKQGRFRQNLLGKRVDYSGRSVIVVGPELKLHECGLPKNMAAELFKPFIIRKLIERGIVKTVKSAKKIVDRKDAVVWDILENVLKGHPVLLNRAPTLHRLGIQAFQPRLIEGKAIQLHPLVCTAFNADFDGDQMAVHVPLGPAAILEASMLMLASHNILNPANGAPIAVPSQDMVLGLYYVTKGKRSTPEEQIQGEGRAFYSDEEVVIALNEKQLSKHAYIKVRTMVRDENDDLVQKTIETVAGRVLFNQLVPQEVGFVDELLTKKKLQQIISMVFKRTGMARTAQFLDDIKTLGFQSAYKGGLSMGLGDIQIPKEKDILIKQAQADVAAVMQNYQMGLITNNERYNQVIDVWTRINSQITETLMGRLEKENQGFNSIYMMMHSGARGSREQIRQLGGMRGLMAKPQKSLQGSVGEIIENPILSNFKEGLDVIEYFISTHGARKGLADTAMKTADAGYLTRRLVDVSQDVIVNEPDCGTLRGTETFALKDNEDIVEPLSERILGRTAVHDIIDPLTNELILAAGEQIIEETTRRIDATSIESVEIRSVLTCESKRGICAKCYGRNLATGRMVQKGEAVGVIAAQSIGEPGTQLTLRTFHVGGTASNITVEANIRAKFAGIVEFEDIRTVAGVNSEGAETNVVMGRSGEVRIVEKGTGKVFISNHVPYGSFLLVKEGEEVEKGKELVNWDPYNAVILAEFDGTIQYDALTEGVTYREETDEQTGFREKVIVESKDKAQNPSVLLNPAKGADADATKAYSMPVGAHLNVENGVKVKAGHILAKIPRAVGKTRDITGGLPRVVELFEARNPSNPAVVSEIDGVVTYGSVKRGNREIFVESKDGVKRKYMVPLSKFILVQDNDFVRAGAPLSDGAITPSDILNIQGPGSVQEYLVNEIQEVYRLQGVKINDKHIEVIVRQMMQKVLVMDAGDTSFLENQLVDKVLLMEENDIVIDMKVVTDAGDSTELRPGQIVTSRKLRDENSSLRRRDLKLAQVRDAQPAVSRPTLQGITQASLGTASFISAASFQETTKVLSEAAIRGKADELLGLKENVIVGHLIPAGTGLREYQGIEVSSKDDHATKLATQAAEQAAVPAKRPSRAKRETTVQE, from the coding sequence ATGGCTTTCGCAAAAAATAAGAAGTTAGTACAAGACTTCTCCAAGGTTACCATCTCGCTGGCCTCGCCCGAAGCAATTCTGGAGCGCAGCACCGGTGAAGTGGTGAAGCCGGAAACGATTAACTACCGCACCTACAAGCCCGAAATGGGTGGCCTGTTCTGCGAACGGATTTTCGGCCCGGTAAAGGACTGGGAATGCCACTGCGGCAAATACAAGCGCATCCGCTATAAGGGCATCATCTGCGACCGCTGCGGCGTGGAGGTGACCGAGAAGAAGGTACGCCGCGAGCGCATGGGCCACATCGAGCTGGTGGTGCCCGTAGCGCACATCTGGTACTTTAAGAGCCTGCCGAATAAAATCGGCTACCTGCTGGGCCTGCCCACCAAGAAGCTCGACCAGATTATATATTACGAACGCTATGTAGTGGTTCAGCCCGGCGTACAGGCCGAAGAAGGTGTGCAGCAGCTCGACTTCCTCACGGAGGATGAGTACCTGGACATCATCGACAAGCTGCCGCGCGAAAACCAGCTGCTGCCAAACGAAGACCCCCAGAAGTTCATCGCCAAGATGGGCGCCGACGCGCTGCAGATGCTGCTCGAGCGCATCAACCTCGACGAGCTGAGCTACTCGCTCCGCGATTCGGCTGCACACGAAACCTCGCAGCAGCGTAAAGCTGAGGCGCTGAAGCGTTTGCGTGTAGTAGAAGCGTTCCGCGATGCCGCTACCCGCGTGGAGAACCGCCCCGAGTGGATGGTAATCCGCATGGTGCCGGTGATTCCGCCCGAACTGCGTCCGTTGGTGCCGTTGGATGGTGGGCGTTTTGCCACGTCCGACCTCAACGACCTGTACCGTCGCGTTATCATCCGCAACAACCGCCTCAAGCGCCTGATTGAAATCAAAGCGCCGGAGGTAATTCTGCGGAACGAGAAGCGGATGCTGCAAGAGGCCGTTGACTCGCTCTTCGACAACTCTCGGAAGGTAAACGCTGTACGGGCCGAAGGCAACCGCGCCCTAAAGTCGCTGTCCGATATGCTGAAAGGCAAGCAGGGCCGCTTCCGCCAAAACCTGCTCGGTAAGCGGGTTGACTATTCGGGCCGTTCGGTAATCGTGGTGGGTCCGGAGCTGAAGCTGCACGAGTGCGGCCTGCCTAAGAACATGGCGGCCGAGCTGTTCAAGCCGTTCATCATCCGCAAGCTCATTGAGCGCGGTATTGTGAAGACGGTGAAGTCGGCTAAGAAGATTGTCGACCGAAAGGACGCCGTGGTATGGGATATCCTGGAGAACGTGCTGAAAGGCCACCCGGTGCTCCTCAACCGTGCTCCTACGCTGCACCGTCTGGGCATCCAGGCGTTCCAGCCGCGCCTCATCGAGGGCAAGGCTATTCAGCTGCACCCGCTCGTTTGTACGGCTTTTAACGCTGACTTTGACGGTGACCAGATGGCGGTGCACGTGCCGCTGGGCCCGGCTGCTATCCTGGAAGCTTCGATGCTCATGTTGGCGTCGCACAACATCCTGAACCCCGCCAACGGCGCGCCCATCGCGGTACCGTCGCAGGACATGGTTCTGGGCTTGTACTACGTAACCAAAGGCAAGCGCTCGACGCCGGAAGAGCAAATCCAGGGCGAAGGCCGGGCGTTTTACTCCGATGAAGAAGTAGTTATTGCCCTCAACGAAAAGCAGTTGTCGAAGCACGCCTACATTAAGGTGCGCACGATGGTTCGCGATGAGAACGATGACCTCGTTCAGAAAACCATCGAAACCGTAGCCGGCCGCGTGCTCTTCAACCAGCTCGTGCCCCAGGAAGTAGGTTTCGTGGATGAGCTGCTGACCAAGAAAAAGCTTCAGCAAATTATCTCGATGGTGTTCAAGCGCACGGGCATGGCCCGTACCGCGCAGTTCCTGGACGACATCAAGACACTAGGCTTCCAGTCGGCCTACAAAGGCGGCTTGAGCATGGGTCTGGGTGATATTCAGATTCCGAAAGAGAAAGATATTCTCATCAAGCAGGCGCAGGCCGATGTAGCTGCCGTAATGCAGAACTACCAGATGGGTCTGATTACGAACAACGAGCGCTACAACCAGGTCATCGACGTCTGGACGCGCATCAACTCGCAGATTACGGAGACGCTCATGGGCCGCCTCGAAAAGGAGAACCAGGGCTTCAACTCTATCTACATGATGATGCACTCGGGCGCCCGTGGCTCGCGGGAGCAGATTCGTCAGCTCGGCGGTATGCGCGGCCTGATGGCTAAGCCCCAGAAGTCGCTGCAAGGCTCGGTAGGCGAGATTATCGAGAACCCGATTCTGTCGAACTTCAAAGAAGGCCTCGACGTAATCGAGTACTTCATCTCGACGCACGGTGCCCGTAAAGGTCTGGCCGACACGGCTATGAAAACGGCCGACGCTGGCTACCTGACCCGTCGTCTGGTAGACGTATCGCAGGACGTTATCGTCAACGAGCCCGACTGCGGCACGCTGCGCGGTACCGAAACCTTCGCCCTGAAAGACAACGAAGACATCGTGGAGCCGCTTTCGGAGCGTATCCTCGGCCGTACGGCCGTGCACGATATCATCGACCCGCTGACCAACGAGCTAATCTTGGCTGCCGGTGAGCAAATCATCGAGGAGACTACCCGCCGCATCGACGCTACCAGCATTGAGTCGGTGGAGATTCGCTCGGTACTGACCTGCGAAAGCAAGCGCGGTATCTGCGCCAAGTGCTACGGCCGTAACCTGGCTACTGGCCGCATGGTGCAGAAAGGCGAAGCCGTGGGTGTTATCGCTGCGCAGTCGATTGGCGAGCCCGGTACCCAGCTCACGCTGCGTACCTTCCACGTAGGTGGTACGGCTTCCAACATCACGGTAGAAGCGAACATCCGCGCCAAGTTTGCCGGTATCGTCGAGTTCGAGGATATCCGTACCGTAGCTGGCGTCAACTCCGAAGGAGCTGAAACCAACGTGGTAATGGGTCGCTCGGGCGAAGTTCGCATCGTAGAGAAAGGCACCGGCAAGGTGTTTATCTCCAACCACGTTCCGTACGGCTCGTTCCTGCTTGTTAAGGAGGGCGAAGAGGTGGAGAAAGGCAAAGAGCTGGTTAACTGGGACCCTTACAACGCCGTTATTCTGGCCGAGTTTGATGGTACTATCCAGTACGACGCGCTCACTGAAGGCGTTACTTACCGTGAGGAGACCGACGAACAGACGGGCTTCCGCGAGAAGGTAATTGTCGAGTCGAAAGACAAGGCGCAGAACCCATCAGTATTGCTGAACCCTGCTAAGGGTGCCGATGCCGACGCTACCAAAGCGTACAGCATGCCGGTAGGCGCTCACCTGAACGTCGAGAACGGCGTGAAAGTGAAAGCTGGTCACATCCTGGCCAAGATTCCGCGTGCCGTGGGCAAAACCCGCGACATCACGGGTGGTCTGCCCCGCGTAGTGGAGCTCTTCGAAGCCCGTAACCCCTCGAACCCGGCTGTAGTGTCGGAAATCGATGGCGTCGTAACCTACGGCTCGGTAAAGCGTGGTAACCGCGAAATCTTCGTGGAGTCGAAAGACGGTGTGAAGCGGAAGTACATGGTACCGCTGTCGAAGTTTATCCTGGTGCAGGACAACGACTTCGTGCGGGCTGGTGCGCCGCTCTCCGATGGTGCCATCACCCCAAGCGATATCCTGAATATTCAGGGCCCCGGCTCGGTGCAGGAATACCTCGTGAACGAGATTCAGGAAGTATACCGCTTGCAGGGCGTGAAAATCAACGACAAGCACATTGAAGTTATCGTCCGCCAGATGATGCAGAAAGTGCTGGTAATGGACGCCGGCGACACGAGCTTCCTCGAAAATCAGCTCGTCGACAAAGTGCTGCTCATGGAAGAGAACGACATCGTTATCGACATGAAAGTCGTGACTGATGCGGGCGATTCGACCGAGCTGCGCCCTGGCCAGATTGTGACCAGCCGCAAGCTGCGCGACGAAAACTCGTCGCTCCGCCGCCGCGACCTCAAGCTGGCGCAGGTGCGCGACGCACAGCCGGCCGTATCGCGGCCCACGCTGCAAGGCATCACGCAGGCTTCGCTGGGTACGGCTTCGTTTATCTCGGCTGCCTCCTTCCAGGAGACGACCAAGGTGCTCAGCGAGGCCGCCATCCGTGGCAAAGCCGATGAGCTGCTGGGCTTGAAAGAGAACGTAATCGTTGGTCACCTCATCCCGGCCGGTACTGGCTTGCGCGAGTATCAGGGCATCGAGGTGTCGTCGAAAGACGACCACGCGACCAAACTGGCTACCCAGGCTGCCGAGCAGGCTGCTGTTCCGGCCAAGCGCCCCTCACGCGCCAAGCGTGAGACAACCGTGCAGGAGTAG
- a CDS encoding DUF2442 domain-containing protein codes for MSTLTRKPETVSATTVWFDDSKLYVRLADGREVGVPIDWYPRLRDASEEARNNWRLIGRGQGIHWEDVDEDLLVAGFLKA; via the coding sequence ATGAGTACTTTAACTAGAAAGCCCGAAACTGTCTCTGCTACCACTGTGTGGTTTGACGATAGCAAGCTGTACGTCCGTCTGGCGGATGGCCGCGAAGTGGGCGTGCCCATTGACTGGTACCCTCGGTTGCGAGATGCTTCAGAAGAAGCCCGTAATAACTGGCGGCTAATTGGCCGTGGGCAGGGTATTCACTGGGAAGATGTAGACGAGGATTTGTTAGTTGCTGGGTTTTTGAAAGCTTAG
- a CDS encoding DUF4160 domain-containing protein, which translates to MPTALRLLGFRFFFYSNECSEPPHIHIERADELARFWLDPVELVSSSGFSAKEINQLRKMVVEYQAHLLQA; encoded by the coding sequence ATGCCCACAGCCTTACGGCTTCTTGGTTTTCGATTCTTCTTTTACAGTAACGAATGCAGTGAGCCGCCGCATATTCACATTGAGCGAGCAGATGAACTGGCCAGGTTCTGGCTTGACCCGGTAGAGTTAGTCAGCTCTTCGGGATTCTCTGCTAAGGAAATCAATCAATTGCGGAAGATGGTTGTGGAGTATCAAGCTCATTTACTACAAGCCTAG